The following are encoded in a window of Chionomys nivalis chromosome X, mChiNiv1.1, whole genome shotgun sequence genomic DNA:
- the LOC130868439 gene encoding Y-box-binding protein 1-like produces MDTASGQLAPKSPESTTYAADLVTNTPLEETQQSLQTGVSTTAGITSEAKTQQSAVAPDAILRAVDTKPGSMSSSAGSDIPGCLTPAVPAIREKKLIARKVLGTVKWFNVKKGYGFINRNDTKEDIFIHQSAIKINNPKKYLRRVGDGESVEFDIVEGEKGAMASNVTGPGGIKVRGSKYASEHNQYRSYRGNRGPPRNSQQNYQNRESGGRKKQSECTHEGQAQQDPLRQVMEDAGHQATKGQGVRVRPHMYRNYRPQFCRGPPRQRQPREDSNEHYEENQGEETQGQQPPRRHNHCNLNHQQRRPKNSKPQSGKEIPKACDPADKNLSAAKTKQGVTEEMPGYHLYHHTVCTSKKKWRRNTNNNE; encoded by the coding sequence ATGGACACCGCGAGTGGACAGCTGGCCCCAAAGAGCCCTGAGAGCACCACCTATGCCGCTGACCTAGTCACCAATACACCACTGGAGGAGACACAGCAGTCCCTGCAGACTGGAGTCAGCACTACAGCAGGCATAACCAGTGAGGCGAAGACCCAGCAGTCAGCTGTTGCCCCTGATGCCATCCTCAGGGCTGTAGATACCAAGCCTGGCTCTATGAGCAGCAGCGCAGGCAGTGACATCCCAGGTTGTCTCACACCAGCAGTGCCGGCCATCAGGGAGAAGAAGCTCATCGCAAGGAAGGTTCTGGGGACAGTTAAATGGTTCAATGTCAAGAAGGGTTACGGATTCATCAACAGAAACGACACCAAAGAAGACATATTCATCCACCAGTCTGCCATAAAGATAAATAACCCCAAGAAGTACCTTCGCAGGGTAGGAGACGGAGAGTCTGTGGAGTTTGATATTGTTGAAGGAGAAAAGGGTGCAATGGCATCAAATGTTACAGGCCCTGGTGGAATTAAAGTTCGAGGTAGTAAATATGCATCAGAGCATAACCAATATAGAAGCTATCGTGGTAATAGGGGTCCTCCACGCAATTCCCAGCAAAATTACCAGAATAGGGAGAGTGGGGGAAGAAAGAAGCAATCAGAATGCACTCATGAAGGCCAAGCTCAACAAGACCCACTAAGACAAGTGATGGAAGATGCTGGCCACCAAGCTACAAAAGGGCAAGGTGTACGAGTGAGACCGCATATGTATCGCAATTACAGACCACAGTTCTGCAGGGGCCCTCCTCGCCAAAGACAGCCCAGAGAGGACAGCAACGAGCACTATGAGGAAAATCAAGGAGAGGAGACCCAAGGTCAGCAGCCACCTCGACGTCATAATCACTGCAACTTAAATCACCAACAAAGACGTCCAAAAAATTCAAAGCCACAGAGTGGAAAAGAGATACCAAAGGCATGTGATCCAGCGGATAAGAATCTGTCTGCAGCCAAGACCAAGCAAGGCGTGACTGAGGAAATGCCGGGTTACCATCTATACCATCATACGGTCTGCACATccaagaagaaatggagaagaaatacCAACAATAACGAATGA